From Candidatus Anaeroferrophillus wilburensis, the proteins below share one genomic window:
- a CDS encoding D-alanine--D-alanine ligase, with product MNFSLDQLKKKKIGVLLGGLSAEREISLKTGAAIQSALERSGYRTVAIDVGRDLPFRLREEQIDVAFIALHGRYGEDGVVQGVLELLQIPYTGPGVMASSVAMNKLITKHLLRSAGIATPAYLSCHDQVDVVPDAGSLGYPLVVKPVSEGSSLGVAIVERHSDLAAAMAGAFRYEREILLEQYIPGREITASVLNGTPLPLIEICPAAGFYSYQAKYTAGETDYLVPAPLAPVLTRSIQSLALASCRVTDCCQGAVRVDFRLSPDAKAYVIEINTIPGMTATSLLPKAAAAAGMGFEALIETIVSGASLKCRS from the coding sequence ATGAACTTTTCCCTTGACCAGCTGAAAAAGAAAAAGATTGGAGTCCTTTTGGGAGGCTTGTCAGCCGAACGGGAAATTTCTTTAAAAACCGGTGCTGCGATACAATCGGCCTTGGAACGGAGCGGTTATCGTACCGTGGCGATTGACGTTGGTCGTGATCTCCCATTCCGTCTGCGTGAGGAGCAGATTGACGTTGCGTTCATTGCCCTCCATGGTCGCTATGGTGAGGATGGTGTTGTCCAGGGGGTTTTGGAGCTGCTGCAGATTCCTTATACCGGTCCTGGCGTGATGGCCAGCAGTGTGGCGATGAATAAGCTGATAACCAAACATCTGCTGCGCAGTGCCGGAATTGCCACCCCCGCATATCTGTCCTGTCATGATCAGGTTGATGTGGTGCCTGATGCAGGGTCGCTGGGTTATCCGCTGGTGGTCAAGCCGGTCAGTGAAGGTTCCAGTCTGGGAGTTGCTATTGTAGAGCGGCATTCTGATCTGGCAGCGGCGATGGCCGGGGCTTTTCGCTATGAACGGGAGATCCTGCTGGAGCAGTATATCCCTGGCAGGGAAATTACCGCCTCTGTACTCAATGGAACCCCGTTGCCTCTCATTGAAATTTGCCCGGCCGCCGGTTTCTACAGCTATCAGGCAAAATATACGGCCGGAGAGACGGACTATCTGGTGCCGGCGCCACTTGCCCCGGTGTTGACCAGATCGATCCAGAGCCTGGCCCTGGCCAGCTGCCGGGTTACAGACTGTTGTCAAGGGGCTGTCCGGGTTGATTTCCGTCTCAGCCCTGATGCAAAAGCATATGTTATTGAAATCAATACCATTCCTGGGATGACCGCCACCAGCTTGCTGCCCAAGGCGGCGGCAGCGGCCGGGATGGGATTTGAGGCTCTGATTGAAACAATCGTCTCCGGGGCGTCTTTAAAATGTAGGTCGTAG
- the murB gene encoding UDP-N-acetylmuramate dehydrogenase — translation MQAVNQVVLADEIIAGLVREFGSQVQQDVPLAGRTTMKVGGIARLYLTPHGTSQLQGMLARLKQLSVPVLVLGGGANVVVADEGVSRAAVISVMEHMNNIADIRIQRGQVSVTAEAGVRLTTLVQFCQQQGWGGMEFLAGIPGSVGGAAVMNAGAFGREFGDLLMAMSCCDYDGQLSCCSRNELFMTYRDGGVAPDQVVVSVCLLLQPALPETIAAKMAEYREIRRQRQPWGVPSAGSVFKNPPGDYAGRLIEAAGCRGRRQGKARVADQHANFITTEPGATAADVFRLIDEVKMLVYRQFGVLLEEEIIRFSDDHCLVVSDVPQEEM, via the coding sequence ATGCAGGCTGTTAATCAGGTCGTACTTGCTGATGAGATCATTGCCGGGCTGGTCCGGGAGTTTGGCAGCCAGGTGCAGCAGGATGTGCCGTTGGCCGGTCGAACGACGATGAAAGTCGGGGGTATTGCCCGCCTCTATCTTACGCCACACGGAACTTCCCAACTGCAAGGCATGCTGGCCAGGTTGAAACAGCTCTCAGTGCCGGTTCTGGTGCTTGGCGGCGGTGCCAATGTGGTGGTTGCTGATGAGGGGGTAAGCCGGGCGGCGGTGATTAGTGTGATGGAACATATGAACAATATTGCCGATATCCGGATTCAGCGTGGGCAGGTGAGCGTCACCGCGGAGGCTGGCGTACGATTAACCACCCTGGTGCAGTTCTGCCAGCAGCAGGGTTGGGGTGGGATGGAATTTCTTGCCGGTATCCCCGGTTCCGTCGGTGGCGCGGCGGTTATGAACGCCGGGGCCTTTGGTCGGGAGTTTGGTGATCTGCTCATGGCCATGAGTTGTTGTGACTATGATGGACAGTTGTCTTGCTGTTCCAGAAACGAGTTGTTCATGACCTATCGTGATGGGGGGGTGGCACCGGATCAGGTGGTCGTTTCGGTGTGCTTGTTGCTGCAACCGGCATTACCGGAAACTATCGCCGCCAAGATGGCTGAGTACCGTGAAATTCGCCGCCAGCGGCAGCCGTGGGGAGTCCCTTCAGCTGGCTCCGTGTTTAAAAATCCTCCGGGCGATTATGCCGGGCGTCTCATTGAAGCGGCTGGCTGTCGTGGCCGCCGCCAGGGCAAGGCCCGGGTTGCTGATCAGCATGCCAATTTCATCACGACTGAACCGGGAGCGACGGCAGCAGATGTCTTTCGGCTTATCGATGAGGTGAAAATGCTGGTTTACCGGCAATTTGGCGTTTTGTTGGAAGAGGAAATTATCCGGTTTAGTGATGATCATTGTCTCGTTGTTTCTGACGTCCCGCAAGAGGAGATGTGA
- the ftsA gene encoding cell division protein FtsA: MSKNNQVIVGLDIGTTKICAIVGRVTADEVEIIGIGTHPSEGLRKGVVVNIDSTVESIKKAIHEAEMMSGSDIKAVVTGIAGAHIKGFNSHGIIGVKDHEVSAKDVEKVLEAAKAVAIPLDREVVHTLAQEFIIDEQDGIRDPVGMSGVRLEVKVHIVTAAVASAQNIVRSCNRAGLEVADIVLQQIASSEAVLTDEEKELGVVVIDIGGGTTDIAVFANGSICYTASLPLGGNQLTSDIAVGLRTPVTAAEKIKKNYGCAMISLIDHNDTIEVPSVGGRQPRVLSRQILGEIIEPRMEEILELVKRELYKSGFYDQVVSGVVLTGGSSLMPGVEELAEMVFEMQARAGIPQHVGGLLDIVRSPMYATGVGLLIHGSKTLESSGRFSTSDKNLFNKLYTRMKNWFAEFF; encoded by the coding sequence ATGTCCAAAAATAATCAGGTGATCGTTGGGTTGGATATCGGCACGACGAAAATCTGTGCCATTGTCGGCAGGGTTACGGCCGATGAGGTGGAAATCATCGGGATCGGCACCCATCCGTCTGAAGGGCTGCGCAAGGGAGTGGTGGTCAATATTGACAGTACGGTTGAGTCAATCAAAAAAGCCATCCACGAAGCTGAAATGATGTCAGGCTCTGACATTAAGGCGGTGGTAACCGGGATTGCCGGGGCTCATATCAAAGGCTTTAACAGCCATGGGATCATCGGGGTAAAAGATCATGAAGTGTCAGCCAAGGATGTTGAAAAGGTCTTGGAAGCCGCCAAGGCAGTGGCCATTCCCCTGGATCGGGAAGTTGTGCATACCCTGGCCCAGGAGTTCATTATTGATGAGCAGGATGGGATCCGGGATCCGGTGGGGATGTCCGGGGTCCGTCTGGAAGTCAAAGTTCATATTGTTACTGCCGCCGTTGCTTCAGCCCAGAATATTGTTCGCTCCTGCAATAGGGCCGGGCTGGAGGTGGCCGACATCGTTCTGCAGCAGATTGCTTCCAGCGAAGCGGTGCTGACCGATGAAGAGAAAGAGCTGGGAGTTGTAGTTATCGATATCGGCGGTGGGACGACGGATATTGCCGTGTTTGCCAATGGCAGTATCTGCTATACCGCCTCCCTGCCTTTGGGGGGCAACCAGTTGACCAGCGATATTGCCGTTGGCCTGCGCACTCCGGTGACGGCTGCTGAAAAAATCAAGAAAAACTATGGTTGTGCCATGATCTCCCTGATTGATCATAATGATACTATCGAGGTTCCCAGTGTCGGCGGTCGGCAGCCGCGGGTGTTGTCACGGCAGATTCTCGGAGAAATTATTGAGCCTCGGATGGAGGAGATCTTGGAACTGGTGAAGCGGGAACTCTACAAATCGGGTTTTTATGATCAGGTGGTTTCCGGGGTGGTGCTCACCGGCGGTTCATCGTTGATGCCCGGGGTTGAAGAACTGGCGGAGATGGTTTTTGAGATGCAGGCAAGGGCTGGCATTCCCCAGCATGTCGGGGGGCTTTTGGATATTGTCAGAAGTCCCATGTATGCCACCGGTGTCGGTCTGTTGATCCATGGCTCAAAAACGTTGGAGTCGTCGGGGCGGTTCAGTACCAGTGATAAAAATTTATTCAACAAACTTTATACACGAATGAAAAATTGGTTTGCCGAATTTTTTTAA
- a CDS encoding BON domain-containing protein yields MHQEGNKITKAGVVLVMVLMVFYVAACATPGGRSAGQVLDDSAIATTIKTKLVSMPGVRSLGIDVDVHQGEVVLSGRVHSENEEARVLDATRNVQGVRKVTSMLKIIP; encoded by the coding sequence ATGCATCAGGAAGGGAACAAGATAACAAAAGCCGGAGTCGTACTGGTTATGGTGTTGATGGTTTTTTATGTGGCTGCCTGTGCTACCCCCGGCGGACGCTCAGCGGGGCAGGTGCTGGATGACAGTGCCATTGCGACGACCATAAAAACCAAGCTGGTCAGTATGCCGGGTGTCAGGTCGCTGGGCATCGATGTTGATGTTCATCAGGGGGAGGTAGTGCTTTCCGGCCGTGTTCACAGTGAAAATGAGGAGGCTCGGGTTCTTGATGCCACGCGAAATGTTCAGGGGGTGCGGAAAGTTACCAGTATGTTGAAGATTATTCCCTGA
- a CDS encoding UDP-N-acetylmuramate--L-alanine ligase: MHHKVKRIHFIGIGGIGMSGIAEVLLNLGYQVTGSDLRQTPITDRLAELGAEIYLGHSRQHVGDVQVVVRSTAVKNDNPELVEALERAIPVIPRAEMLAELMRLKYGIAVAGTHGKTTTTSMIATMLSGTDLDPTIVIGGRLDSLKSNARLGQGEILVAEADESDGSFMALSPIIAVITNIDREHLDHYQGGLAEIEDTFVAFANKVPFYGLVIVCLDDPRVQEIIPRLSRRLCTYGFSPQADFQAIDVRIEGMHSSFTVVSNDQVFGEITIGLPGRHYVQNALAAVAAGFELGLDFALIQRNLEMFAGVQRRMQVLGECRGALVIDDYGHHPTEIKVTLAALRQAFPGRRLLVVFQPHRYTRTQHLFHEFLVAFNEADELLVSDIYPAGESPIAGVSGEHLADEIRHHGHKNVHYRSDHQGILDYLAEHVQENYVVITFGAGDITRVAHALAGS; this comes from the coding sequence ATGCACCATAAGGTAAAAAGGATCCACTTTATCGGTATTGGCGGCATCGGAATGAGCGGGATCGCCGAAGTGCTGCTTAACCTTGGGTATCAGGTGACCGGCTCTGATCTACGACAAACCCCGATTACCGATCGCCTGGCGGAATTAGGGGCCGAAATCTATTTAGGGCATTCGCGGCAGCATGTGGGGGATGTGCAGGTGGTGGTTCGTTCGACCGCTGTAAAAAATGATAATCCTGAACTGGTTGAAGCGCTGGAGCGGGCGATCCCGGTTATTCCCCGGGCTGAAATGCTGGCAGAACTGATGCGGCTGAAATATGGCATTGCCGTAGCCGGAACCCACGGCAAAACCACCACGACCTCGATGATTGCCACTATGCTCAGCGGCACCGATCTGGATCCAACCATTGTTATTGGTGGTCGTCTGGATAGTCTGAAGAGCAATGCCCGCTTGGGACAGGGGGAAATCCTGGTTGCCGAGGCCGATGAAAGCGACGGCTCCTTCATGGCGCTTTCACCGATTATCGCGGTGATTACCAATATTGATCGGGAGCATCTTGATCACTACCAGGGGGGTCTGGCGGAAATTGAGGATACGTTTGTCGCATTTGCCAATAAAGTGCCTTTTTACGGTTTGGTTATTGTCTGTCTTGATGATCCTCGGGTTCAGGAAATTATCCCGCGTCTCAGCCGCCGTTTGTGTACGTATGGTTTCAGCCCCCAGGCCGATTTTCAGGCCATTGATGTTCGCATAGAGGGCATGCACAGCTCTTTTACGGTGGTCAGCAATGATCAGGTTTTCGGGGAGATAACCATTGGTCTGCCAGGGCGCCATTATGTGCAGAATGCTCTGGCGGCAGTTGCTGCTGGTTTTGAACTGGGGCTCGATTTTGCCCTTATCCAGCGGAATCTTGAGATGTTTGCCGGTGTGCAGCGTCGGATGCAGGTTCTGGGGGAGTGTCGGGGAGCGCTGGTTATCGATGATTATGGCCACCATCCAACCGAGATCAAGGTTACTCTGGCGGCGTTGCGCCAGGCTTTTCCCGGTCGGCGGTTGCTGGTGGTTTTCCAGCCGCATCGCTATACCAGGACCCAGCATCTGTTCCATGAATTTTTGGTTGCTTTCAATGAGGCGGATGAATTGCTGGTCAGCGATATCTACCCGGCCGGTGAATCACCCATTGCCGGGGTCAGTGGCGAGCATCTGGCCGATGAAATTCGCCATCACGGTCACAAAAATGTCCACTATCGTTCTGATCATCAAGGTATCCTTGACTATCTGGCTGAGCATGTCCAGGAGAACTACGTGGTCATTACCTTTGGCGCCGGCGACATTACCAGGGTAGCGCATGCTCTGGCCGGTTCATAA
- a CDS encoding FtsQ-type POTRA domain-containing protein, which translates to MLVGCSLLLWTKKADFAAGIRQELRNRQLLTVKEVVVEGHYQTVKDDIVQQLEVDPGMLLFDADLSLMRGRVERLPYVQTAQVCRQWPDRLMVSVAERVPVAMVNLDGLYYVDCHGQIFKRVEQGEEVDLPVLTGLNTEMLQKNPEAGRAMLTLGLAMLGCWQGEDDYAQEGLSEIHLDDTFGLTIYTRRHAWQVELGLEAFGVKLQQWYKVVQYLGTEGNRAQRFDCRSSHAVVVGYQSAVQ; encoded by the coding sequence ATGTTAGTGGGATGTTCCCTGCTGCTCTGGACCAAAAAGGCAGACTTTGCTGCCGGCATCAGGCAAGAGCTTCGTAATCGACAGCTGTTAACGGTAAAGGAGGTTGTTGTGGAAGGTCATTATCAAACAGTCAAAGATGATATTGTGCAGCAGTTGGAGGTGGACCCTGGCATGCTCCTGTTCGATGCCGACCTGTCACTCATGCGGGGACGGGTGGAACGGTTGCCCTATGTGCAGACGGCCCAGGTATGCCGGCAGTGGCCTGACAGGCTGATGGTATCAGTGGCTGAACGGGTTCCGGTTGCCATGGTCAACCTGGATGGTCTCTACTATGTAGATTGCCACGGACAGATTTTCAAACGGGTGGAACAGGGGGAGGAAGTGGATCTGCCGGTGCTTACCGGCTTGAACACCGAGATGCTCCAGAAGAATCCTGAAGCTGGCCGAGCTATGCTGACCCTGGGGCTGGCGATGCTGGGCTGCTGGCAGGGGGAGGATGATTATGCCCAGGAAGGATTGTCGGAGATTCATCTTGATGACACCTTCGGCCTGACCATCTATACCCGTCGTCATGCATGGCAGGTTGAATTGGGGCTGGAAGCTTTTGGCGTCAAACTTCAACAGTGGTACAAGGTGGTGCAGTACCTGGGAACCGAAGGAAACCGGGCTCAGCGTTTTGACTGCCGCAGCAGTCATGCGGTGGTGGTTGGTTATCAAAGCGCTGTACAGTAA
- the murG gene encoding undecaprenyldiphospho-muramoylpentapeptide beta-N-acetylglucosaminyltransferase, whose translation MKQPKTIMLAGGGTGGHLFPGIALAQEFRRRFPEVMIVFVGTRKGLESRVIPPLGYRLAFMNISGMVGKGLREKLRVMGGLPAALIQALVFIVRYKPDLVIGLGGYASAPMLVAARLAAIPLVIQEQNAFPGVVNRLLAPLAATVFVAFEEARKHLYSRKIINCGNPVRLDFATQTETGRRGRHELTMLVVGGSQGAHSLNTAVPEALVRLQAVGVVLKVIHQTGSRDYAQVQAAYQANGIEAEVAEFFPDMAPQYAAADLVVSRAGALTLAELALVGRPAILVPYPHAAHDHQDFNARVFMARGAALMIRDHELNGESLAEMLQPLLQDRSRLQSMQAAAAALGCPRAVGEIVDRCLGILSLTTGEVSEAREDAP comes from the coding sequence ATGAAACAGCCAAAGACAATTATGCTGGCCGGAGGTGGGACTGGAGGGCACCTGTTTCCCGGTATTGCCCTGGCCCAGGAATTCCGGCGGCGTTTTCCTGAGGTTATGATCGTTTTTGTCGGCACCCGGAAAGGGCTGGAAAGCAGGGTCATACCTCCCCTGGGCTACCGCCTGGCTTTTATGAACATCAGCGGCATGGTGGGCAAAGGGCTGCGAGAAAAACTGCGGGTTATGGGAGGGTTGCCGGCGGCTTTGATTCAGGCCCTGGTGTTCATAGTTCGTTATAAACCGGATTTGGTGATTGGCCTGGGTGGCTATGCCAGTGCTCCCATGCTGGTGGCCGCCCGTCTGGCCGCCATCCCGCTGGTGATCCAAGAACAGAATGCCTTTCCCGGGGTGGTAAATCGGCTTCTGGCTCCTTTGGCAGCAACGGTTTTTGTCGCCTTTGAAGAAGCCAGAAAGCATCTCTATAGCCGGAAAATTATTAATTGTGGCAATCCGGTCCGCCTTGATTTTGCCACCCAGACTGAAACCGGCCGCCGAGGCAGACATGAATTGACTATGTTGGTTGTCGGTGGCAGTCAGGGAGCCCATTCTCTTAACACCGCGGTACCGGAGGCTTTGGTTCGCCTGCAGGCGGTCGGTGTGGTGCTGAAGGTTATTCATCAGACCGGCAGCCGTGATTATGCCCAAGTGCAGGCGGCTTACCAGGCGAATGGCATTGAGGCGGAGGTGGCGGAATTTTTTCCTGATATGGCACCGCAGTATGCTGCTGCCGATCTGGTTGTCAGTCGAGCGGGTGCCTTGACGTTGGCGGAACTGGCCCTCGTCGGCAGGCCGGCAATCCTGGTCCCCTATCCCCATGCCGCCCATGACCACCAGGATTTTAACGCCAGAGTTTTTATGGCTCGTGGAGCTGCCTTGATGATTCGCGACCATGAGTTAAACGGGGAGTCATTGGCCGAGATGCTGCAGCCTTTGCTGCAGGACCGCAGCCGTTTGCAGAGCATGCAGGCGGCCGCGGCAGCCCTAGGATGCCCGAGGGCAGTCGGCGAGATTGTCGATCGTTGTCTGGGGATACTGTCCTTGACAACGGGAGAGGTTTCGGAGGCGCGTGAAGATGCACCATAA
- the murD gene encoding UDP-N-acetylmuramoyl-L-alanine--D-glutamate ligase, producing MDNRGTTAGVMEHPGSLKKGTENLPPLRLRDKKVLVVGLGISGEAVASFLCRQGALVSVSDHRPADELVDSIGRLQSLPLLTIETGGHSQELFLRQDLIVVSPGVPLVLEVISQARKKGIPVIGELELAGRSVSLPLIGLTGTNGKTTTVTLLGELFAAAGFHPFVGGNIGTPAIEMARDDADWDVGILELSSFQLEGIEQFRPHVGIILNVTPDHQDRYPSHEAYLQAKMKIMQCQGRDDFLLLNRDDLLLADQLQLLHERWLRGESVPRPVSFSCRTMVEDGGCCLGGKIVCHISGNDGGRSCTVPLPEVHMPGEHNRSNLLAAFLAGFLYGLDPRVMLATISAFKGLPHRLEFVARVAGIEYVNDSKATNLDAVARAIDSFDQPIVLLLGGRDKGASFGDLAGVMGGRVRDIVPFGEAADLIARQLPHFYAGEQAANLREAVIKGTTLAHAGDVVLLSPGCASFDEFASYRHRGDCFKSVVSELASGALP from the coding sequence ATGGATAACAGAGGAACAACAGCTGGTGTCATGGAACATCCCGGCAGCCTGAAAAAAGGTACAGAAAATCTGCCCCCTCTGCGCCTGCGGGATAAAAAAGTGCTGGTGGTGGGTTTGGGCATCAGCGGTGAAGCGGTAGCTTCCTTTCTCTGCCGGCAGGGGGCGCTGGTCTCCGTGTCTGATCATCGGCCGGCTGACGAGCTGGTAGACAGTATCGGCCGCCTGCAGAGTCTGCCATTGCTTACGATTGAAACGGGTGGGCATTCTCAAGAACTGTTTCTCAGGCAGGATCTGATTGTCGTCAGTCCCGGCGTCCCTCTTGTCCTTGAGGTGATCAGCCAGGCTCGCAAAAAAGGTATTCCGGTTATTGGTGAGCTTGAGCTGGCTGGTAGATCTGTTTCCCTGCCCCTTATCGGCCTGACGGGGACCAACGGCAAGACCACCACGGTGACCCTTTTGGGTGAGCTGTTCGCCGCTGCCGGGTTTCATCCTTTTGTCGGCGGCAATATTGGTACGCCGGCAATCGAAATGGCCCGGGACGACGCCGACTGGGATGTGGGGATTCTTGAATTGAGCAGTTTTCAGCTTGAAGGAATTGAGCAGTTTCGCCCCCATGTGGGGATAATCCTCAACGTAACCCCTGACCATCAGGACCGCTATCCTAGCCATGAAGCCTATCTGCAAGCGAAGATGAAAATCATGCAATGCCAGGGGCGGGATGATTTTCTGTTGCTCAACAGAGATGATCTCCTGCTTGCCGATCAGTTACAGCTGCTGCATGAGCGCTGGTTGAGGGGCGAGTCGGTGCCCCGGCCGGTGTCTTTCAGCTGTCGAACCATGGTGGAAGACGGCGGCTGCTGTCTGGGAGGCAAGATTGTCTGCCATATATCCGGCAACGACGGCGGGCGTTCATGTACCGTGCCACTGCCGGAAGTGCACATGCCGGGTGAGCATAATCGCAGTAATCTCCTGGCGGCCTTTCTGGCGGGTTTTCTCTATGGCCTTGATCCCCGGGTGATGCTGGCAACCATCAGCGCCTTCAAAGGCCTGCCCCATCGCCTGGAGTTTGTCGCCCGGGTGGCGGGCATTGAGTATGTCAATGACTCAAAAGCCACCAACCTGGATGCGGTGGCCCGGGCGATCGACAGTTTTGATCAACCCATCGTGCTGCTGCTCGGCGGCCGGGACAAGGGGGCATCGTTCGGCGATTTGGCTGGCGTCATGGGCGGCCGGGTGCGGGATATTGTCCCCTTTGGTGAAGCAGCAGATCTGATTGCCCGCCAACTGCCTCACTTTTATGCCGGTGAGCAGGCAGCCAATCTCCGGGAGGCGGTCATCAAGGGCACCACGTTAGCCCATGCCGGTGATGTGGTCCTCCTGTCGCCCGGATGTGCGAGCTTTGATGAGTTTGCCAGTTACCGCCATCGGGGGGATTGCTTTAAATCGGTGGTCAGCGAACTTGCCTCGGGAGCCCTGCCATGA
- the ftsW gene encoding putative lipid II flippase FtsW, with translation MKRMEIILLSTVACLLTIGVLMIFSASAVLAKNTYNNSYYFLFKQLAFLVLGGASMMICWLLDYHWWEKLSVPLMAFSAILLIMVLIPGIGHRAGGASRWLQTPFFSIQPAECCKLVMVIYLGAYLTRKEARMREFKRGLLPPLLILGMFVGLLMLEPDFGTSVIILVLAFMLSWIGGARVVHLLSLALLALPGLALAVVFSPYRMKRILTFLDPWQDPTGNGFQVIQSMIALGVGGINGVGLGNGKQKLFFLPEPHTDFIVAAIGEEMGFMGICFLILVLLIFLFVGLRIALASKDRFGLLLATGLTFLIVLQMLVNMGVAMGVLPTKGLTYPFLSYGGTSLLISMTAVGILLNICRQPETGRDRQRFFRK, from the coding sequence ATGAAGCGTATGGAGATTATCCTCCTGAGTACCGTTGCCTGCCTTCTGACCATTGGGGTTTTGATGATTTTCAGCGCCAGTGCCGTGTTGGCCAAAAACACCTATAACAACAGCTACTATTTCCTCTTCAAACAGCTGGCTTTTTTGGTTCTGGGCGGTGCCAGTATGATGATCTGCTGGTTGCTGGATTATCATTGGTGGGAAAAACTATCGGTGCCGCTGATGGCGTTCAGCGCAATCCTGCTGATTATGGTTCTTATCCCGGGGATTGGCCATCGTGCCGGGGGGGCAAGTCGATGGTTGCAGACGCCTTTCTTCTCCATTCAGCCGGCAGAGTGTTGCAAGTTGGTGATGGTGATCTACCTGGGGGCTTATCTGACCAGGAAGGAGGCGCGCATGCGGGAGTTCAAGCGTGGCCTGCTGCCGCCGCTGCTGATTTTGGGTATGTTTGTTGGTTTGCTGATGCTGGAACCTGATTTTGGCACTTCGGTGATCATCCTTGTTCTGGCGTTTATGCTGAGCTGGATTGGCGGCGCTCGTGTTGTCCATCTGCTTTCCCTGGCCCTGCTGGCTCTGCCGGGTCTGGCTCTGGCTGTAGTTTTTTCTCCTTATCGGATGAAGCGGATTCTCACCTTTCTTGATCCCTGGCAGGATCCCACCGGCAACGGTTTCCAGGTTATCCAATCAATGATAGCCCTGGGGGTTGGTGGGATCAACGGGGTTGGTTTGGGCAACGGCAAACAGAAACTGTTTTTCCTCCCTGAACCCCATACCGATTTTATTGTGGCCGCCATTGGTGAAGAGATGGGGTTTATGGGGATCTGCTTCCTGATTCTGGTGCTGCTGATATTCCTCTTTGTCGGTCTGAGGATTGCACTTGCCAGCAAGGATCGTTTTGGTTTGCTGCTGGCTACCGGGCTGACTTTTCTCATTGTCCTCCAGATGCTGGTCAATATGGGGGTGGCTATGGGGGTGCTACCCACCAAGGGGTTGACCTATCCCTTCTTGAGTTATGGTGGGACCTCCTTGCTAATCAGTATGACAGCGGTGGGTATTTTGTTGAATATCTGCCGGCAGCCGGAAACTGGCCGTGATCGGCAGCGTTTTTTCAGGAAATAA
- a CDS encoding phospho-N-acetylmuramoyl-pentapeptide-transferase, whose translation MIYHLLYPLHNLWGIFNVFKYISFRTIYASLTALFLAFYLGPKVIKWLRKLQLGQVIREDGPQSHLDKAGTPTMGGTLILFSVVVSTLLWANLANGYIWLVIMVALSFGFIGFIDDYRKMVHKNAKGLSARKKLGLQLLVGVFFTCCLFFMSSYPSTLMVPFFKRFVPDLGWWYIPFGTLVVVGASNAVNLTDGLDGLATGPSIISFSVYLLFAYLAGNLRLAEYLQITYLPGVGELAIFCGAMVGALLGFLWFNTYPAAIFMGDVGSLALGSCLGAVAVMTKQEMVLLLVGGIFVLETLSVIIQVLSFKLIGKRVFRMAPLHHHFELKGWAEPKVIVRFWIISIMLALLALSTLKLR comes from the coding sequence ATGATCTACCATCTTCTCTATCCGCTGCATAACCTGTGGGGTATCTTTAATGTTTTCAAATATATCTCTTTCAGGACTATTTATGCCAGCTTGACGGCATTGTTCCTGGCTTTTTATCTGGGGCCGAAGGTAATCAAGTGGTTGCGAAAACTCCAGCTTGGCCAAGTGATCCGCGAGGATGGGCCACAGTCACATCTGGACAAGGCCGGGACGCCGACAATGGGCGGTACCCTGATCCTTTTTTCGGTGGTGGTTTCAACCCTGCTCTGGGCAAACCTGGCCAATGGCTATATCTGGCTGGTCATTATGGTTGCCCTGAGCTTTGGGTTTATCGGTTTTATCGATGATTACCGGAAAATGGTCCATAAAAATGCCAAGGGGCTGTCGGCAAGAAAAAAACTTGGCCTGCAGCTTTTGGTGGGTGTCTTTTTTACCTGCTGTCTTTTTTTCATGTCATCCTATCCTTCGACCCTGATGGTGCCCTTTTTTAAGCGCTTTGTTCCTGATCTTGGCTGGTGGTATATTCCTTTCGGTACCCTGGTGGTGGTTGGAGCCTCCAACGCGGTCAACCTTACTGATGGCCTCGACGGCTTGGCCACCGGTCCGTCAATTATCTCCTTCAGCGTTTATCTGCTGTTTGCCTACCTGGCCGGGAACCTGAGATTAGCGGAGTATCTGCAGATTACCTATTTGCCCGGGGTCGGCGAATTGGCCATCTTCTGTGGCGCCATGGTGGGAGCGCTGTTGGGGTTCCTCTGGTTCAATACCTATCCGGCCGCCATCTTCATGGGTGATGTTGGTTCCCTCGCCCTGGGCAGCTGCCTGGGAGCGGTGGCGGTGATGACCAAACAGGAGATGGTGCTGCTTTTGGTGGGCGGTATTTTTGTCCTTGAAACCCTGTCCGTCATTATCCAGGTGCTTTCTTTCAAACTCATAGGAAAACGGGTTTTCCGGATGGCGCCGTTGCATCATCATTTTGAGCTAAAGGGCTGGGCGGAGCCCAAAGTTATTGTCAGGTTTTGGATTATCTCGATTATGCTGGCGCTGCTGGCTTTAAGTACGCTTAAGCTGCGTTAG